One stretch of Caloenas nicobarica isolate bCalNic1 chromosome 2, bCalNic1.hap1, whole genome shotgun sequence DNA includes these proteins:
- the TMEM74 gene encoding transmembrane protein 74 yields MACMELLYLAKESRQAPLGSTAGWSLPSPPYEQQHEGGEVDPRATAAMAALHCERHCKPLQRGHVAEPPSARQPSPPGTMPQEHLAPPGIPQPCHPPEHLPGEEDGGKKKPCCCAQELETSFTYVDENVNVEHASPPSPTGGRCQDAPLQQHPCRQLPPEWVHDSPSLVSEEDDAASDVAAGKSVDYGFISAILFLVSGILLVIISYVVPRDVTVDPNSVAAREMERLENESARIGAHLDRCVIAGLCLLTLGGVVLSSLLMMSMWKGELYRRSRFASSKESAKLYGSFNFRMKSGANDNMLELSLVEEDVLAIDN; encoded by the coding sequence ATGGCTTGCATGGAGCTTCTCTACCTGGCCAAGGAGAGCAGGCAGGCACCTCTGGGCTCCACTGCTGGCTGGagcctgccctcccctccctaTGAGCAGCAGCATGAGGGGGGTGAAGTGGACCCCAGAGCAACTGCTGCCATGGCAGCCCTGCACTGCGAAAggcactgcaagcccttgcagaGGGGCCATGTGGCTGAGCCTCCCTCAGCACGCCAGCCCTCCCCCCCAGGCACCATGCCTCAGGAGCACCTTGCACCCCCTggcatcccccagccctgccacccaCCTGAGCActtgcctggagaagaggacggagggaagaagaaaccctgctgctgtgcccagGAACTCGAGACGTCGTTCACCTATGTGGATGAAAATGTAAACGTGGAGCATGCAAGTCCCCCAAGTCCTACAGGTGGCCGCTGCCAGGAtgcccctctgcagcagcatccttgcaggcagctgccacctGAGTGGGTGCACGATTCTCCTTCCCTGGTCTCTGAGGAGGATGATGCTGCCTCAGATGTGGCGGCCGGGAAATCTGTGGACTATGGGTTCATTAGTGCCATTTTGTTCCTGGTTAGTGGCATTTTGCTGGTGATCATTTCCTACGTGGTACCCAGAGACGTGACTGTGGATCCCAACAGCGTGGCTGCCCGGGAGATGGAGAGGCTGGAGAACGAGAGCGCCAGGATTGGGGCTCACTTGGACCGCTGCGTTATCGCCGGGCTGTGTCTCTTAACCCTGGGGGGAGTGGTGCTCTCCAGCCTGCTGATGATGTCCATGTGGAAGGGGGAGCTGTACCGGAGGAGCAGGTTTGCGTCCTCCAAGGAGTCTGCAAAGCTTTATGGGTCTTTCAACTTCAGAATGAAGTCTGGTGCAAACGATAATATGCTCGAGCTGTCGTTAGTTGAAGAAGATGTGCTTGCCATAGATAATTAG